The Theileria parva strain Muguga chromosome 1, complete sequence, whole genome shotgun sequence DNA window AAATAAGTCTTTAGAAGAGCGAACAATTCTTCATTGGTCCACCGTCCAGTCTTGTTGTAGAGAATATGCCTCCTGAAGAAGTTGTAAACAGATCTAGGATGGCGATGAGGTAAGACTTCCTGTGCTATGTAAATCAAGGGTGAAGGAATATTCCCCCTTTTCTTTATCAATCTCTTTAAGGCTGCCTCCCTGGAACACCTATAGTTCTCTGAAATGAAATCATCAATAGCcttctttattttatcagaTTCCTCTTTGGTGAATTTACCCTAAAATAATGAGTAAAAAGATTACTTACagatttaaaatcattGTCAAATTTAGTACTCCTTGGTGACGTCGGAGAATTCCTCTCTGACATTTGCGATTTTGAAATTCAAAAAcacaatttaaaatgtataaaaacaaaaaattaaaaaatcatcaaTATTAATGAATTACACATAGAAATTGTTTTGATTCTTCACTACATCCACATATCattcataaattatatatataatatgtattaACTTATGATTCCATTATcttttaatgttaaatatagaAGATTTTTGGtttctaataatatacGTAAATGTGTTGATTCAAAGAGCCATTTTTGCCTCAATACacaaaaacaaaatattcCCTTATTGTATTCCAAAAGTTACCTAAATAAGTCTCTAAAATCAcgtttttatcattttagaCTGTATTCTACTCAAAACTCCTCATTTAACTCAACTTCAAGTGATATTCCTATACACTCCAGTGATTTTAAGTTCAGTATTTgggataataataaagatgATTCCATTAACCCAGGTGATTTATACCTGGAAAACATGTTTAACCTTACTCCAAAGGAATGGATGAATTTAATTAGAATTTCTGAAGATAATTCGCATTTTCTATCActtttaactaattttcaGAGATATATCCGTCATTTAAAATGCAGTGATCttgtgtatattattgaaaaatgtgtaaattgtggAGTTAGGGATAATAATCAGGGCATAGACGTGTGTTACGTCCTACTGTGTGAGATTTTATACAGATTTTTGTATGAAAATAATCGCATATTGAAGATAAAAGATATTTCCAGACTAACTAAAGTACTTTTGAAACTCAAATTCAACAGGGAATCACCTGAAACATCAACTGTTCCAATATGTAGCATGAATTTTGAATATACTAAAGAGGTATCCGTTTGTGAGAACTGTAAACTAAGATATAAAGACCTTTTGAACCTGAACGGTTCTGACATATCAACTCTTTTGATGGTAGTTTTGGGGAAATCTCTCCTATTACAATCTAAGGATTTGAGGAAATTACATGAAAACTCAGTTGTACCATATCTTGTCCTTGTCGGAAACAGGAATTCAGTTCTATGTTCTCATTTAGTTAGGGGAATTTCATCGATGTATTCCAAAACTTTCCTATTGAGTAATTCAATACATAACATTTCAATACTACTCCACACTATTAAGAGGACCAAGGCTAGATCTTATCCACTTGTTAAGATGATAGTCGATAGGCTTTCAACAAAGGGTGAAATTGAGTCATTACTTAGCAGAGAATCGAATTTACATACTAAACTGATTTCAATATcacaaattatacaattttgtATAAACTGCCATTACTCATACTCCGAATTTAACCTCAAACTCGATACTCTAATTCACTCAATTTTGAAGTATGTTTACGGTATATTTTCGGGAGATGATATGAAAGAAATAACCAAGTTCCCCAACTTTGTATCgcaattaaatttacttagAAAATCAATGATTTTGGAAAGAATTCATTTGAAAGGGTTAATTTCGGGAACTGAAATATCAAGTTTTCTAGACTCTCTGGAGCACATTAAGCCAACTTTTGCCCCCAATGAATTCAAGACTAGTAATATCCACTCCCAAGTCGATACTATACTCAAGTCTTTTAATTATGTAACGTTGTTGGAGCACTACGTCTGCCCTTACATCGTTGATATTTTTGTTCCATCAAAGAATGCTGTCATAGAAGTCGATGGGCCTTATCACTATTCAACAACTCTCAACCCGAggtattaaaaaaataaagtataatattacacaATATACGTAAAAGTACATAGATATAATAGTACATAGATATAATAGTACATAGATATAATAGTACACAGATATAATAGTACATAGATATAATAGTACATAGatataatagtaaatagaTATAATGAATGTTTaggataaataaaatattaaagagAGAAGTAGAGAATTATCAATTGGGATATACTCTTAATAGTAAACTTAAGAGTAAACTCCTTACCAAATCAGgcttcaaatttataaatataccaTTTTATCAATGGCCTGAAGCTACAAATGAACAAATTTACTTCATATCCAaccttaaaatttaatgttttataCTACACATTCTGTTTATTTGTTTGAGTTGTGGTTTTCTTTTTAAGTTTCTGCATAAACCCCTCAGTAGATGGATTCGCTCCATTGTAGGATCTcctgaaaataaatattcatttGTTTTCAAACCTGGTCATGTATCTAATTTTAGGATACTTCTGTTTATGATCGGCCTTCTCGTCATGGAATTTATGAATTTCCTCAAAACCTTCACGAATCCAGATAGATTTGTCTCCAATTAGTGTATTAACTACTTTTTCTGTGGTTGTTTGAGGTTTTTCATCAGACTTTTGCATAAAACGGAGTTTCCTGAGGTTTGaactcattttttaaattttacagcTCCGAAACAaagttttaattaaattttatataattaatgtcATAacatgtataatatattgttaaatatgattaataaatcaaaatttcTGATATTTACAGACGATGTGGGAAAACGAGTTTATTCCTCCATGAAACCAAAATCGACGTCGAccttaaataatttgaacaCATTCTGGTTGAATTACCTCTGTAACACTGTCACTTCCCTTGATGAGATCACTAGTTTCAGACGTTGTTTCTGATGTGGGCATCCAGGAAACCGTTATTCCGTGTAATTTACATGAAT harbors:
- a CDS encoding RAP domain protein, encoding MIPLSFNVKYRRFLVSNNIRKCVDSKSHFCLNTQKQNIPLLYSKSYLNKSLKSRFYHFRLYSTQNSSFNSTSSDIPIHSSDFKFSIWDNNKDDSINPGDLYLENMFNLTPKEWMNLIRISEDNSHFLSLLTNFQRYIRHLKCSDLVYIIEKCVNCGVRDNNQGIDVCYVLLCEILYRFLYENNRILKIKDISRLTKVLLKLKFNRESPETSTVPICSMNFEYTKEVSVCENCKLRYKDLLNLNGSDISTLLMVVLGKSLLLQSKDLRKLHENSVVPYLVLVGNRNSVLCSHLVRGISSMYSKTFLLSNSIHNISILLHTIKRTKARSYPLVKMIVDRLSTKGEIESLLSRESNLHTKLISISQIIQFCINCHYSYSEFNLKLDTLIHSILKYVYGIFSGDDMKEITKFPNFVSQLNLLRKSMILERIHLKGLISGTEISSFLDSLEHIKPTFAPNEFKTSNIHSQVDTILKSFNYVTLLEHYVCPYIVDIFVPSKNAVIEVDGPYHYSTTLNPRINKILKREVENYQLGYTLNSKLKSKLLTKSGFKFINIPFYQWPEATNEQIYFISNLKI